Proteins encoded within one genomic window of Epinephelus lanceolatus isolate andai-2023 chromosome 9, ASM4190304v1, whole genome shotgun sequence:
- the LOC144464280 gene encoding uncharacterized protein LOC144464280: MSVEFCLALLALSSLTAASDPGCEELLKPLEDQSQVSGKWIFHAATSDSEEMMNSLRTLDSSWIELSPKPDSDDMILRWGDKVNGKCVRGSVNATSMGNATRVTFQLNASDHIHVGKYLTTCPDCILWTDTSVTVGKVGDTKSLLIYTKFGKLDDSDLEVFKKQAACLTLPPEYHFGETTDLCPDENVAATDVKEE, from the exons ATGTCTGTAGAGTTTTGTTTAGCTTTGCTGgctctctcctctctgactgCTGCATCTGATCCAGGCTGTGAAGAGCTGCTTAAACCTCTGGAGGATCAAAGCCAG GTTTCTGGAAAATGGATATTCCACGCTGCAACATCGGACAGTGAAGAGATGATGAACTCATTGAGAACTCTCGACAGTTCCTGGATTGAACTCTCACCCAAACCTGATAGTGATGACATGATCCTTCGCTGGGGAGACAAAGT GAATGGAAAATGTGTTAGAGGAAGCGTTAATGCCACCTCCATGGGAAACGCCACCAGAGTGACAT TTCAACTCAATGCCTCTGATCATATTCATGTTGGGAAGTACCTGACGACCTGCCCTGACTGCATCCTCTGGACAGACACTTCAGTGACTGTGGGCAAAGTGGGAGACACAAAATCCCTCTTGATCTACA CGAAGTTTGGGAAATTGGATGACTCTGATTTGGAGGTTTTCAAGAAACAGGCTGCGTGCCTCACCCTCCCACCAGAATACCACTTTGGAGAAACCACAG ACCTGTGTCCTGATGAGAACGTGGCTGCCACAGATGTAAAAGAAGAATAG
- the LOC117253022 gene encoding single-stranded DNA-binding protein 2 isoform X4 encodes MPVGPVPPGFFQPFMSPRYPGGPRPPLRLPNQGLGGVPGSQPMLPSGMDPTRQQGHPNMGGPMQRMTPPRGMVPLGPQGYGGGMRPPLNALVGPGMPGMNMGPGGGRPWPNPPNSNSTPYSSASPGSYVGPPGGGGPPGTPIMPSPADSTNSGDNMYTMINTVPPGGSRPNFPMGAGGDGPLGGMAGMEPHHMNGSLGSGDMDSLPKNSPGNLSMSNQPGTPREDGEMGGNFLNPFQNESYSPNMTMSV; translated from the exons ATGCCAGTGGGGCCAGTCCCTCCGGGATTCTTTCAG ccGTTCATGTCACCTCGATACCCCGGAGGACCCAGACCACCTCTTAGATTACCGAATCAG GGACTTGGAGGAGTCCCAGGTAGTCAGCCTATGTTGCCCAGTGGAATGGACCCCACAAGACAGCAag GACATCCAAATATGGGAGGACCGATGCAGCGGATGACTCCACCCAGAGGCATGGTACCGCTCGGGCCCCAG GGCTATGGAGGTGGGATGAGACCTCCACTGAATGCCCTGGTTGGTCCTGGGATGCCCGGCATGAACAT ggGACCTGGTGGGGGTAGACCCTGGCCAAATCCTCCAAACTCCAATTCG accCCATACTCTTCTGCATCTCCAGGAAGTTACGTG GGACCTCCAGGAGGAGGGGGGCCACCCGGCACTCCAATAATGCCGAGTCCAGCAG ATTCAACCAACTCTGGTGACAACATGTACACTATGATAAACACAGTCCCTCCAGGGGGAAGCCGACCAAAT TTCCCTATGGGTGCAGGTGGCGACGGTCCATTAGGTGGCATGGCTGGCATGGAGCCCCATCACATGAATGGATCATTAG GGTCAGGTGATATGGACAGTCTCCCCAAG AACTCTCCTGGTAACCTAAGTATGAGTAACCAGCCTGGGACCCCCAGGGAGGATGGAGAGATGGGAGGAAACTTCCTTAACCCTTTTCAGAATGAAAGT TATTCTCCGAACATGACAATGAGCGTGTGA
- the LOC117253022 gene encoding single-stranded DNA-binding protein 2 isoform X3, with the protein MLALYVYEYLLHVGAQKSAQTFLSEIRWEKNITLGEPPGFLHSWWCVFWDLYCAAPERRDTCEHSSEAKAFHDYSAAAAPSPVLGNLPPGEGMPVGPVPPGFFQPFMSPRYPGGPRPPLRLPNQGLGGVPGSQPMLPSGMDPTRQQGHPNMGGPMQRMTPPRGMVPLGPQGYGGGMRPPLNALVGPGMPGMNMGPGGGRPWPNPPNSNSTPYSSASPGSYVGPPGGGGPPGTPIMPSPADSTNSGDNMYTMINTVPPGGSRPNFPMGAGGDGPLGGMAGMEPHHMNGSLGSGDMDSLPKNSPGNLSMSNQPGTPREDGEMGGNFLNPFQNESYSPNMTMSV; encoded by the exons atcCGATGGGAGAAGAACATCACATTAGGAGAACCTCCGGGGTTCCTCCATTCATGGTGGTG TGTTTTCTGGGACCTGTACTGTGCGGCTCCAGAGAGAAGAGACACATGTGAACACTCGAGTGAAGCCAAGGCCTTCCATGACTAT agtgctgcagcagctccCAGCCCCGTCCTTGGGAACCTTCCCCCAGGAGAGGGCATGCCAGTGGGGCCAGTCCCTCCGGGATTCTTTCAG ccGTTCATGTCACCTCGATACCCCGGAGGACCCAGACCACCTCTTAGATTACCGAATCAG GGACTTGGAGGAGTCCCAGGTAGTCAGCCTATGTTGCCCAGTGGAATGGACCCCACAAGACAGCAag GACATCCAAATATGGGAGGACCGATGCAGCGGATGACTCCACCCAGAGGCATGGTACCGCTCGGGCCCCAG GGCTATGGAGGTGGGATGAGACCTCCACTGAATGCCCTGGTTGGTCCTGGGATGCCCGGCATGAACAT ggGACCTGGTGGGGGTAGACCCTGGCCAAATCCTCCAAACTCCAATTCG accCCATACTCTTCTGCATCTCCAGGAAGTTACGTG GGACCTCCAGGAGGAGGGGGGCCACCCGGCACTCCAATAATGCCGAGTCCAGCAG ATTCAACCAACTCTGGTGACAACATGTACACTATGATAAACACAGTCCCTCCAGGGGGAAGCCGACCAAAT TTCCCTATGGGTGCAGGTGGCGACGGTCCATTAGGTGGCATGGCTGGCATGGAGCCCCATCACATGAATGGATCATTAG GGTCAGGTGATATGGACAGTCTCCCCAAG AACTCTCCTGGTAACCTAAGTATGAGTAACCAGCCTGGGACCCCCAGGGAGGATGGAGAGATGGGAGGAAACTTCCTTAACCCTTTTCAGAATGAAAGT TATTCTCCGAACATGACAATGAGCGTGTGA